Genomic DNA from Thermotoga petrophila RKU-1:
GAATGTCTATCGGAAAGAGCATTCCCGAGATGAAATACACCGGATACTGGATCGTTGACATCCATGAAAAGGCGTTCTTTGAGAGTGTCAAAAGCGTTGCAAAAACGAAAGAGGTGGAAATGAAGGAAAGGACCAGTATCAGAAACGAACAGGCAAACATCACGGGATTCGAAATGGCAAACTCCAACTTCAAGACAAAATAAGAATAAGCCACAACCACGGCGGCTTCCATCTAATTCCCCCGCTTCAATCAATATCAGCGGATTCTGATAATGCAGAAATTTTTGCAAAGTAGCAGCCTCTGGCACTCTTTTCCAGAAAGATTGCGACCACCAACACTGCCACCAAACCACCCGCTTGCACGAGACCTATTTTCATTTGATAAATTCCCACGGTGATTGCTACTTATCCACTGTTGAACAATATAGCAATGGGACGTGAAAGAATCATCAAAAACCCTGCAACCCATTTTTCCTTCCTTTGGTTTGAAGTACCTTAAAAGAAATGGTGCCAAAAGCTAAGTACAGTAAAGATAAAACAATCAAGATGATGAATTCTTTTTTCAAGTCAAGCAATGTGTTTGTTTTCATGAGAAAATAGCGTGTGAGGTCCAACCCCCACGTAAATGGAAAAGCATATGCAAGATATTCCAGCACTTTTGGAAGAACATTCACAGGAAAAAACATACCACCAATCAGAGGAGCGGCATTACCAAGCAAACTCACCAGTTCGTCCCCTTCTTTGAATCTCAACGTGATGCCAAAAAACAGAAAGACAAGACCGAAAGAAGCGATTATGGAAAGAATAACAACACCCGCTGCAAGGGCAAACTCAACCAGGTTGAAGGTCATCAGATTCAGCAGCACTGCCAGGACGATTATCGGAACAGACTCCACGGTAACTTTCACAAGACCAAAAACCGACCACGAGAGGATGTACCCTATGGAACTCACGGGCATGATGAACAGTTCTTCCAGCTGTCCTATTCTCATGTAGTACCTCAAAGCAAAGACAGATCCCCAGAGTACCTCAACGTAGTTCCAGTAAGCTGCCCCTAGCAGGAGGTATCCGATGATGTTCTTCGTGTTCGTCGCACCGTAGAAAAACCGTACAAGGCCTGATTCTGTGCCAAAGTAATAGAGCAGGACAACGGGCATTATCGTCAGAAGGGGTGTGAGGAAAGCTCCATACCAGTCTATTCTGTATCTTTTCGCACTCAGGAAACTGGCTTTTGCAAGATACAGACTTCTCACCATGATTCCCATTCTCCTTTTTTTCGAATCTCGTTTTCTGCCTTTTTAAGCAACCATACTCCGAGGATCAGATAGGCAAAACTCAAACCTGTCAGTATCAGGAGTTGGGGAACAAAGCCACTCATGTTTCCGTTTTTTATTATGCTTCTTCCTATGGAGATGAGGTAGGTGAGCGGTATCATGTACGAGATGAGTCGAACGTAAGAAGGGAAATTCTCAACAGGATTGACCATCCCTGAGAGGACGCCAAAAAAGAATTGGGCAGTGGAATTTATGCTTCTGATTCTCTTCTTCCACAACGACAACGCTGCGAAAAATATCGAAAAGAATGTTATGTAAACACCGCTCACCGCCAGCAAAAGAAGAAAGTAAAGATGGATCTCAAGCTTTATACCGGAAAGGTAGAAGAAAAGCAATGTGAAGAATGTTATGTACAGGTTCATTAGGAATGTGTCAGCGGCTTTTGAGAACAAAAAAGCCAAAAGACTGATTGGAGCAAGTACCACGGAGATGAGGGCACCTTCTTCTCTTTCTTCTGTGAATCCGTCTCCCACCCCAAAGAAGTACTGGTTCAGCCAGTACCAGAGCAGGGCTCCTATCAACACGTTCTCTGCAAGCGAGTTCACATCAGCGATTCTGGAAGAAAACACATAAGGTCCTATGATGAAAAATGGTGTCAGAGCCATGTTCACCCACACGAACCTGTATTTAAGCCTTATCTTCATCTCCTTCAGAACCAGATGGAGTATCTTCCTCATCCATATTTCGCCCCCTGATGAGGTTTTCGAACACCTCATATACTTCGCTTCTTTCGCTGCGGATATCCTTGTATCTCACTTCCATCTGTACACGACCGTTTCTAAGAAGAACAACGCAGGCATTCTCGGGAAGAACGTGAAGTACATGACTTATCATTACGATAGTCAATCCCCTCCTGTTCCGTTCATCCAAAAAACCGACCATTTCACGCACCGACGGTGGATCCAGACCGTTGAGTATCTCGTCGATGAACAGTACCTCTGGATCGTGAATTAGCGCTTTACAAATCATCAACTTTTTCCTCATGCCCGTTGAAAACTCTTCGACGGGTTTGTCTTTGTATTCGAACAGACCGAATCTTTTGAGAAGCTCTTCCATTCGTTCTCTTCTGACTTTTTTCGGTACGCCGTATACACCCCCAAAGATATCGAGGTTTTCCCAGGCAGTGAGTTTCCAGTACAGACTTCTCTCGTTTGCAAGAACCACCCCTATTCTCGCAGATAGTTTCTTCCAGTGCTTTTTCACATCAACGCCGAGAACCTTCACTTCCCCATCGTCAGGAAGCAAGAGACCTATCATGATTTTCAGCAGTGTGCTTTTTCCCGAACCGTTCTCGCCGACGATTACCTTGAAGTCTCCCTCTTCTGCGTAAAAATCAACTTTATCGAGAACTCGAAGTTCTCCGAAGGATTTCCTGACACCGGACACTTCTACGACTTTTCTCATACCAACTTCACCCTTTCACGGAACTTTGAAAATAATCTCAAAAGTTCTGGATAAGAATTTTGATGAAAAACTTTCCAGCAATCTTTCTTTGTTTTCAAAATATAGGCGTTAAACCTACAGCCACCATTACATATAGGTAAATAGATACAGTCCTTACACTCGTTGTCAGTATTATCGTTTTCCATGAATTGAGAGTAACGCCTCAAAAAGTCTATTGGAGAATTAAGAAATTCACTGTAGGAACATATCCTAAACTCCTCTCTTCCCACTCCCGAAATACAATTGTACAAATCTCCGTTAGGAGCAACAACTAGATCTGTTTCCTTATGGTAGGTACATGGCCAGATGTTGAGAAAATCCAATAGGAAAATGTCCCGTTCTAGAGCAACTTTTATAGTATTTACATAAATATTTGCATACTCTGCAATATCAGGTATATTCTCGATCGTATAGGCACAAGAACTATTTGGATGACTTAGTAATCCAATGTTGAACAAAAATCTCTCTTTTATCGTATTTTTACCGAAGATGTCTATGAGCTCATCTATCATCATACCGTATTTTTCCTCTGAATTCATTCTGTCTAAAACAGTATGGATAACTATTGTTAAATTTGTTTTATTAAGTAATTTGTTTATGTTATCTATTATTACTTCCCAAGTCCCGTCGTAGTTTTGCGAGATCCTTCTTTTATCATGAATGTTTTTTGGCCCATCTATGGTTATTTGAATAAACCTGAATTTGGAATTACTTAGTACTTCAAACATATGATTAGAAAAACTCACACCATTTGTTATTATATTGTACTGCTTGATCGGCACTTGCTCTTTTTCAGCAATTCTAATAATTTCACTCAACTTTTCAGGATAGAGAGAAGGCTCTCCACCAAAAAATGTCACAGCAATGGTCTTCGTGTCAAACAGATCCATCAAGGCTAGCCATAAATTTACTCTATCTTGAGGAGAAAGTGAACCATTTCTTTCTTTATTATGTGGTTTGATACCTTGCTGCATACAATAAATGCAGTTTAAATTACAGTTCAATGTTATGACATCTGTTATTGATAAAACAGAGCGGTCATACTTGATTTTATTCGAAATATACTTGAACAATGCATACTCATTAATATGATTCTCCAATACAATACCTCTATCTACAAAAGTTGACAAGAGAAACTCCTCATTAGCACCGTTGAGTGCAGCTTGTAATCTTCTCAGCTCATCCACATTGGTTTCCGCATAACTTCTTAACAACACGTTATAAAGAAGGATCCGGTTCTTTTCTTGTACTTTAATGAGAAAATCCGAGAATTTGTACCCTGACATACAACCACCCCATTTTTGTAGAGTACTTAATAATCAAATATTCCTAGATATTCCTAATAGAGAAGGCGGCCGCCTTCTTTAAAAATTTCTAACCTCAGTCTAAGGAGTTACTACTGCACATCTTTGACTTCTGTTAGTGCATCCACCTAAAGGAATAGAATGGTTCGCGATTCGCTTAAGTACATTCATCCTTTGTCCCCCCTTTCATTCGATATTAGAAGCCTCGCGAGGCTTTTATTAAACCGTAAAATTTGATTTCCAGCCGTTAAATCTTCCGAGTGTGACTTCTCTAGCAGGAGGGTGTGAACAACAGTTTTTTTCCTCACTGTCGTTTGATAATCATCAGAAGGACTGGGAAACACAAGCGTGTATAGGAGAGAGAGCAGAATAACTATTGTGAGAATGATCCTTCTCACGATTTTCATCCCCCTTCCTCATTAGAAC
This window encodes:
- a CDS encoding radical SAM/SPASM domain-containing protein encodes the protein MSGYKFSDFLIKVQEKNRILLYNVLLRSYAETNVDELRRLQAALNGANEEFLLSTFVDRGIVLENHINEYALFKYISNKIKYDRSVLSITDVITLNCNLNCIYCMQQGIKPHNKERNGSLSPQDRVNLWLALMDLFDTKTIAVTFFGGEPSLYPEKLSEIIRIAEKEQVPIKQYNIITNGVSFSNHMFEVLSNSKFRFIQITIDGPKNIHDKRRISQNYDGTWEVIIDNINKLLNKTNLTIVIHTVLDRMNSEEKYGMMIDELIDIFGKNTIKERFLFNIGLLSHPNSSCAYTIENIPDIAEYANIYVNTIKVALERDIFLLDFLNIWPCTYHKETDLVVAPNGDLYNCISGVGREEFRICSYSEFLNSPIDFLRRYSQFMENDNTDNECKDCIYLPICNGGCRFNAYILKTKKDCWKVFHQNSYPELLRLFSKFRERVKLV
- a CDS encoding ABC transporter permease encodes the protein MEAAVVVAYSYFVLKLEFAISNPVMFACSFLILVLSFISTSFVFATLLTLSKNAFSWMSTIQYPVYFISGMLFPIDILPKWIRVISSFLPISWSVTLMRDSFEVGSAGKDLIFNALLLTLFYFLLGHVLFKKIERKSRAEGELV
- a CDS encoding ABC transporter permease, which codes for MRKILHLVLKEMKIRLKYRFVWVNMALTPFFIIGPYVFSSRIADVNSLAENVLIGALLWYWLNQYFFGVGDGFTEEREEGALISVVLAPISLLAFLFSKAADTFLMNLYITFFTLLFFYLSGIKLEIHLYFLLLLAVSGVYITFFSIFFAALSLWKKRIRSINSTAQFFFGVLSGMVNPVENFPSYVRLISYMIPLTYLISIGRSIIKNGNMSGFVPQLLILTGLSFAYLILGVWLLKKAENEIRKKGEWESW
- a CDS encoding ABC transporter ATP-binding protein, with the protein product MRKVVEVSGVRKSFGELRVLDKVDFYAEEGDFKVIVGENGSGKSTLLKIMIGLLLPDDGEVKVLGVDVKKHWKKLSARIGVVLANERSLYWKLTAWENLDIFGGVYGVPKKVRRERMEELLKRFGLFEYKDKPVEEFSTGMRKKLMICKALIHDPEVLFIDEILNGLDPPSVREMVGFLDERNRRGLTIVMISHVLHVLPENACVVLLRNGRVQMEVRYKDIRSERSEVYEVFENLIRGRNMDEEDTPSGSEGDEDKA
- a CDS encoding ABC transporter permease; amino-acid sequence: MVRSLYLAKASFLSAKRYRIDWYGAFLTPLLTIMPVVLLYYFGTESGLVRFFYGATNTKNIIGYLLLGAAYWNYVEVLWGSVFALRYYMRIGQLEELFIMPVSSIGYILSWSVFGLVKVTVESVPIIVLAVLLNLMTFNLVEFALAAGVVILSIIASFGLVFLFFGITLRFKEGDELVSLLGNAAPLIGGMFFPVNVLPKVLEYLAYAFPFTWGLDLTRYFLMKTNTLLDLKKEFIILIVLSLLYLAFGTISFKVLQTKGRKNGLQGF